AGAGGGTATTCTTTACCAATCGTTTCATACTTATTAACACCCATTGTATGGTAAGGTAACAACTCAATGCGCTCAATATTATTTAATGGCGCAATATAATCTGCTAATTCATTCATATATTGGTAGTTGTCATGGAAACCAGGCACAATAACCACACGAATCCAAATTGGAACATTGTGAGCTTGTGCTTTCTCAAGAAATTGTTGTGTCACACGTAATGGTGCACTGGTCATTTCACGGTATTTTTTTTCTTCAAGACCCTTTATGTCGTAAAGAATCGTGTCAGTGACACTGAGGATATCATCAAATGTATCAACACGTCCGAATCCGGATGTATCAAGACATGTGCTAATGCCTTCAGCCTTACACGCTTTCATCGCTTCATATAGAAACTCGGGTTGATTTAATGGTTCGCCACCGCAGAACGTCACACCCCCATCTTTTCCATAATAAGGTTTGTAACGCTTGAGTTTATCGACTAACGCTTCTACCGTGATTTCATCCGCTGGATCTGTTCGCCACATATCTGGATTGTGACAGAATAGACAGCGAAGGGGACAGCCCGATAAGAACGCAATCGTTCTTATCCCTGGACCATCCACCATTCCCATTGATTCTAATTTGCGAACATAACCTGTTCTAGATTGTTTCATGGAAGGTACGGCTGATAACTTCTTCTTGTTGCTCTGTCGATAGACGGTTGAAGTTAACGGCATAACCTGAGACACGAATTGTTAATTGTGGGTATTTTTCAGGGTGCTTCATAGCATCTTGTAATAACTCACGGTTTAAGACGTTAACATTTAAGTGGTGAGCTTTTTGGTTAAAGTAACCATTCATAACACCTACCAAGTTGTTAACACGTTCGTCTTCGCTCTTACCAAGAACTTGAGGAACGATTGAGAATGTGTTTGAAACACCATCTTCACAAACTTCTGCATAAGGAATCTTAGCAACTGAGTTAAGTGAAGCAAGTGCTCCGGAGCTGTCGCGTCCGTGCATTGGGTTAGCACCTGGTGCGAATGGTTCTCCAGCAACACGTCCATCAGGTGTAGCACCTGTTTTCTTACCATAAACAACATTTGATGTAATTGTAAGAATTGAAAGTGTATGTTTAGCACCACGGATTAATGGGTGTGTCTTGAGTAATTCTGAGAAACGTTCAACTAAATCAACAGCGATTTGGTCAACACGGTCATCATCGTTACCATATTTTGGATAGTCGCCTTCAACCTTGAAGTCTACAGCTAATCCTTCTTCATTACGAATTGGTGACACTTTCGCATATTTAATAGCTGATAATGAGTCAGCAACAACTGAAAGTCCAGCAATACCGAATGCCATCAAACGTTGTACGTTTGTGTCA
The window above is part of the Erysipelothrix sp. HDW6C genome. Proteins encoded here:
- the pflA gene encoding pyruvate formate-lyase-activating protein; protein product: MKQSRTGYVRKLESMGMVDGPGIRTIAFLSGCPLRCLFCHNPDMWRTDPADEITVEALVDKLKRYKPYYGKDGGVTFCGGEPLNQPEFLYEAMKACKAEGISTCLDTSGFGRVDTFDDILSVTDTILYDIKGLEEKKYREMTSAPLRVTQQFLEKAQAHNVPIWIRVVIVPGFHDNYQYMNELADYIAPLNNIERIELLPYHTMGVNKYETIGKEYPLEGVPAMNKDTCMELQEYLINKVDVIRKSN